TCATTGCCAAGGCTGAAAATTCGGGTATATAACGATTGTTTTCGATAACCTTTTTTAATTTTTCAGTTGATACAAACCCCCACTCCGTGCTCAATTTGCTAAATAATTCCATAAGTGAATTCAACGTTGCAACTACATCACAATTAATTCTATTTTTACTTGCCCATTGTGCAATACGACCTAAGGCCGGTTGTTCCTCGCCATGGCTTGGATAAACTCTAAAGTCACATAAAAACATTATTTTGATTCTTTCCGGATCAAGATTCATCTTTTGAGTAAAAATATCTGTTAACGATTCTAATTCTTCAGGATCATTTTTGACAATTCTTAACTTACTAATAAGGCTCTTTACACTAGGAGTTAGGCCCGATAAATAAATCAAATATTTTTCCATATTAAGCGGCAGCTTATTTACTATTTTTCCTAGTCCCCAAATAGTCGGATTATTGGATTTCACCTGAACAGAAATATTAGTCTGATTAAAAACCAAAGTAAAATCATTTTTACCTTCTAAACGAATACCTTTAAAGTCCGCATCATCTATATGTTCCATTACCGCATCAATCGCACTATAATACTGATGTCGAAATCCTATAGCAGCATTTGCCCCGCCTAGATCGCCATTTTTCATTTTTGGCACACCCCATTTAACTGTCAAAATAAATTAGTTGATTATTCAAACAAACCATATGTTATATTTGAATTATTTTACCATAATAATATCCATTGTAAAAATGCTATCACAATTGAATAAGGACTATTATTTTTTGACCGGATTGGCAAATAGACCAAGATCTATAATGATTATTTTAAATTTATCGACTGTCAAACAAATTTATGATGACTCAGAGTATAGGTTACTCACAAAATCAGCAAACATCACATAAATAAATTGAACCCCTAAAATTCGATTTATGTCAATCTTTGGGGTTCAACTTAATATAACTAAAATTTTACTATAGTTTTTGTTAACACCTATCGCAAACTGATAGCCTCCGATTTAACACCTAAAGGAAATTTCAAAAGGATTTCTGTGTATGGAAATTGGGAATGCTTCAAGGCTAAACAACGTGTCATGCTTTCAGCCGATCAATTTGTTGCTGTAATGCCTGAATAGTAGCTGTAGAAGACGTCGGGTCTGCCATTAATTGATCATACTTGAACTGAAGTACTGCTAAGTCAGCTTCTACCGGTTGCGGCGCTTTAACAACTTTGTCAGGATCAACTAATTGGTGCGTCTCGAATTGCAATACCCGAGTAGCAACGGCCTGGCAAAACGGTTCATCATGTGAAACAAAAATTACGGTTCCAGGATAATTTTGTAAGTAATCGGCCAACGCATCCAGCGCGTCCACATCCAAATAATTGGTTGGTTCATCTAACATTAAAACGTTATATTGACCGACTAAAATACGAATTAGCTGTAATTTAACTAGTTCACCACCACTTAACGCCGATACCAGTTGCGGATAAAAGCGTGCTGGCAGGCCCAACGCGCCCATGACGTTACGGATCGTTTGATCCGGTAGCTGACTGACTTGCCGCACCGTTTGCCACACTGACTGTTTACCGTCGAGCACTGTCATATCTTGGTTGAATACTCCGACTCGTGCCGCCGGAGCCAATCGTAATCCTGACACCCGGCCACCTAAAATTGCACGCAGTAATGTGGTCTTACCGCTACCGTTGGGCCCCACGATAGCGACCCGATCATGTGGCCTGATTTGAAAGTCAGCGTGTGCTAACAACGTTTTTCCATATTCAGCCAATGTGACATTAAGACCAGTTACCACGGTCTTACCTGTAAACGTCGGAAAATCTGTCGCGACTAACTTAAAGCCTGAAGTCGTAAAGGGCTTAGCAACTTGCGGTTCCCGTTGTCCTCGGGCGACCATGCGTTTAGCCGTTCGTTCCATCTTGGCCGCGGTAGCTTCCCTAGTCGCTTTCGTCTTGGCACGCTCTACTTGCGACATTCGCCGATTGCCTTTTCGAATCCGCTGGGCTTTTTCATTACGTTGACGCTGCGCTGCTAGTAACTCACGCTGATGAGTGTTTTGGCGCTGATACGCGACTTTCTGAGTTGCGAGTTGCTGCGCTTTTACCGTCTGATAATATGCGTAATTGCCTGCATATGCGGTGAATTTTTGGTGTTCAACCGCCCAAGTCTGTGTCGTCACAGCATTTAATAATTGCCGATCATGTGAAATCAACAACAGCAACCCACGAAAACGTTGTAACTGATTAATAAGCCATTGCTGATGTGTTTCATCCAAATTAGATGACGGTTCATCTAGAATTAAAATTGTTGGCCGGGCGCTCAAAGCCTGCCGAATTCTGGTTAGCATAGCTTGACCACCACTTTGGTCAAAAGTCGGTGCGATTTGGGCAACATAGCTGACTGGCTCGTCCACCATAATTTGCCCCGTATAATCACGATCAGTACCCGTCAGTAAATGGGCCAGTGTTGATTTACCAGCACCGTTCCGGCCAACCACGCCGATTTTATCCCCGGCATTGGCGACTAATCGGTCAATTGTAAATAGTGGCCGTCCCGCCATATCTTTTTGAATATTTTTTAAATTAATCATTGTCATTAATAAGCATCCCCTTAGTTGCAGGGACTAATTTATGGCACAAAAAAGCGTCCTCAAAATGAGAACGCTGGCAATTGATTCCACCAGCACCCTAATTAATCCCAAAACGGACAGTCCACCCCTATGCTAGGCATGGCTCTGTTCAGTTACTAGAATTAATTAGTTGCGCATTGGCTGAATACCTCGTGTTTTATAAGTTACTTTGTAGATTAGCATGTTTAATTTCAATTTGCAAGAACCATTGTTTTTTAAAAGTTTTTTCAGTAAACTAAAATTACTTTCAGAAAGCAGGTGTCAGCTTGAAAAAGATCATTGCAATTACCGGCTTCGCAATGCTAGGTGGTGGTCTCCGGGAGGGGCTTAGTTTGCTCGTCACTTGGCCACAGCATTTCTGGATAACGTGTCTGATTAATATTGTGGGAGCATTTGTTCTTAGCCTGATTACTAACTTGTTACCAGCGCGGTTACCCGTCTCTGAAGATATTGTTATCGGTATGAGTGTCGGGTTCGTTGGTAGCTTTACTACTTTTTCCACCTTCACTTTTGAAACGCTACAATCGTTTCAAAGTGGTCATAGCGTTTTAGCTTTAAGTTATGTCGCTGCTAGCTTAGGGTTGGGTTTGCTAGCGGGGCTAGCTGGAAACTTCCTTAGCACCTATTGGCTACCAAAGGAGGAATTTTAATGTTAGTCCTAGTCGGATTGGCCGGTGCCGGCGCAGCTGTAGGGGCCTTAAGTCGTTACGGCATCATGCGCTTAGCACTACCTCTCAATCGATGGCCGTTACCAATTGCCACGTTATTTATCAATCTAACCGGCGCTTTATTGCTCGGTTGGATTTTAACCAGCTCATTACCGCCCAACTGGCAGATTTTTCTAGGAACTGGGATTATGGGTGGCTATACGACTTTTTCAACAATGATCAACGAACTCGTGTTGCTCGGCCGTAACCACCATCAACGGGTCGCCTGGGAATACTTTGGCTTGAGTCTCGTCGGTGGCCTAGTCATGGTTTATCTCGGAACTTTAATCTAACTCAAAAAACAGGAAGTCTCACAAAACTAACTGAGATTTCCTGTTTTTGTTCAATGACTATTTAGTTCCAACAAGCCGCCTTTACGGCTAGCGTGCCGATGACACTAGTTTTAACAACGCTCATCTTTATCTTTCAAATTACGTGGTGGCATTTCCGAATAATGCAACGCCGGCAATCGCCACGACGATCAGGCCTAACCATAATGCGATTTTAAATAAAAACAACCCAATCACAATCATGAACACCCAACCGATAATTTTAAAACCAATTTTAAAGATAACTTTGAGCAACCATAAACCAATTACTAAAGCAATCAATAAACCGATCATCTATGCGCTCTGCGAAGAGAGCTTCCCTCCTTACAAGTCCCATCATGGGTACCTTGCCAGTTAGTATAGCACGCGCTATACAGCGGCAGACTGATTGCAGTCGTAAATTAAGAGAAGCTTAATTTTGCAACGCCGCAACTTGTCGCACCATCGCTAATTCTTCGTTAGTTGGGATCAACATCACTTTAATCTTGGAATCTGCGCCACTGATGAGTCCTTCTTGACCCGCTTCATTTAATTTCGGATCCAGGGTCACACCAAAGATGCTCAGTTCATCAATAATTTGCTGGCGCAAGGTCGCATTATGCTCGCCAATGCCGCCCGCAAAAATCAGCGCATCCGCCCGTTTTAATTCTGTCAAATAGCTACCGGCATACTTAACAATCCGATTGACAAAAATTTCAACAGCTAGTTGGGCTTGGGGATTCGTGGCTTCTTGCGCACGGATTTCACGCATATCTGGTGAAATTCCTGAGATTCCTAACAACCCAGACTGATTGTTAAGCATCATCATGATTTCATTCGGATCATCGATCTTTAAAGCTTTCATGAGGAATGGCAATACGGCCGGATCAACGTCACCCGCGCGCGTTCCCATTGTGACACCCGTTAATGGCGTAAAGCCCATCGATGTGTCGAAGGCCCGGCCATTTTTTACGGCAGCTAATGACGCGCCACTACCTAAGTGTAACGTCACCAGGTTGAGGTCATCTTTCGGCTTAGCCAGCAGTTCTGCAGCCCGACCGGTTAAGTAACCATGCGAGATACCATGTTCACCGTAACGGCGAATATGGTATTTTTGGGTCAATTCATATGGCAAACTGTAAATTGCATTCATTTCTGGTAAATCGGTAAAGAATTGACTATCAAATACCGCGTACTGTTTAACGGTCGGTAAAGCCTGAGCCATCGTCTCAATACCACGTGCCTCCATCGGATTATGCAATGGTGCAAAGTCACTAAGCCCCTTAATGGCCTCGAGTACCGCTGGCGTCACTTCAACTGCTTGCTTGAACGTTTCGCCACCCGCAACGACTCGGTGAGCAACTGCCGTAATTTCCGTTAATGAGTCAATAATTGCTAATCGCTGTAATTCAGCCAATAACATCTGCGCCGCATGATTTTGATCTAAATTATCGACTGTCGTTTCAAACTTTTGATGGTCACCATACTTGATGGTGAAAATTGAACCGGGCATACTAATCCGTTCAACGAGACCACTAGCAACCACCGTTTCAGCAGGCATAGCAAATAATTGCCATTTCAATGATGAACTACCTGCGTTAATAATTAATGTTTTTTGCATTTCTCAATCAACTCCCATGTAATAGAATACCGAACTTTTCTGAAAATTGCTCAACTTTTTTCAATCGTGTCATTTGACATCTTAATTCATTCGCTAGTCCCAATCTTCCACTGTTAACTAACCAGAACATGTTATTATTAAGACGTTAACTTTTACAGATTAGAGGAACCCAATTAATGACGACCACAACCGATGTCGACCTAGTCCAAACTGGATTAGCGCACTTAATTCACCACACGCGTAAACAAATCGAATCATTAACTAAAGCATTAGACCACCTGCCTGATGTCAGTGATTTGCAACTCAAGGGCACGTTATTGAAGACGTATGCTAGCCAGATCGAGGGGCACCATCATTTCGTCGAATTGCCCGACTATCAAGGCCACCAACTCAGTATTAAACTCGATATTAAAAAATCAATTATTGAAAATGCCGAGGATTATTTTCATCGTTATCACAAAAGCAAACGCGGTCAAGCGACCGTTCAACAAAATTTGGCGACGGCCAAGACCGAACTATACCAGCAATTAGCAACTCAAGCAGCTTTCGACCCTAATGATCCACAAGCGGTCGCCGCGCTTAAGCAAACACTGATTGCTGCGGGCGCGATTCATACCCACGTTTTACACTCGTCTAAGGCCCCAACACCCGCCCATCCCCGCCGCTTTTACACGCACGACCACGTGCTGGTTGAAGTTGGTAAAAATAGTCGTCAAAACGACCACCTAACATTGACGGCCCGTAAAGATTACTACTGGATGCACGCGGGTGGTGAAATTCCCGGTTCACACGTGGTTATTCACAGTAATCATCCGAGTGAACAAACCTTGCAGGAAGCGGCCGTACTGACGGCCTATTACAGTAAGGGTCGTCAGATGAACCGCGTACCTGTTGATGTGCTCACCGTTGGCCAGATGCGTAAACCCAAGGGTGCTAAGGCTGGGCTTGTCACCTTTAGTGGTCCTGCACGCACGATCACCGTTATCCCGGATGCCACTTTAGCCGCTGAATTACGTGACCAGGAGGATATTCACCATGACACCGATTGAGGCCTATATTGCTAACACACCACAAGCCTATCAATCGCAATTAATAGCCTTACAGCAAACCATTGCAACGGTCTTACCAGAGGCGCAAGAGCAGTTAAAGTACCAGATGCCGACCTTCTATTGGCACGAAAACGTCATCCATTTTGCTTTATTCAAACATCACTTTGGCTTGTACCCAACGCCAAGTGCAATTGAGACTTTTCATGATCAATTAATCACCTATAAAACAAGCAAAGGGGCCATCCAGTTTCCGCTGGATCAGCCCCTACCACTTGAATTGATTACTGCTATTACCGAATTCCGTCGTCACGAAATCATAGCGAAATACGACCTTTAGGATTACCGCTGCCACCAAGACTGTTTAAGAAAATCAATGGCGGTTACGTCACTCAACGCAATCGGCTTAACGACTCCCGCTTGTTGATTCAAAAAAAGCTGCTGGTCGTCCACAGCCGCAATTAAGCCACTCGGCTGATGACCATCACTTAAAGTTAACCGAACCACGCAGTTTAACTCATAAGCTTGCAATAACGACGCTTCAATTGGTTTCAGCTGTTCCATTAGATCACCTCATCGAAATAGTAGCTCCATCATAGCACATTTTTAGAACGTACGTTCGATAAAAACTATTACATTTTGATGACGTTGATAAGCCGGTCACTTGTACCAATCAGTAATTTCACCAGCTAACTAATTATGCCGTTAACTACCGAGGTTACCGAACATTCGCCCAAATTATTTTAAAATTGCCCGGATTCGGTCAGTTGAAGTTAGCGCACGGCTATGGCTCAGTTCAAAACATGACCGTCATTAAATTCAAAAGCCGCCAGCTTAGAATAAGTCTCGTATTTGAGACTGGGCGGGTTCGGGCTCAAATCGATGTCGGTTTACGTTCCAGCAATTGTCGCTCCGCCCCGGAGGTCGGAAATAGGGCGATTATTGCTGAAGAACAGGAGTCTACCTAACGAGCCTAAGAGTGAGCTATTTTTGACCTTAATAAACAGGACGCGCTAATAAAAAGGCCACTCCCCGGCATATTGGGGGAGTGGCCTTTAATGCAATTTACTTTAGAATCGCGGTAATAGCTTTTACTTCATCATCACTAAAGGTTAAATTGTGCGTTGCTTCAAGATTAGCGTGCAAGTGGTCGACATTGGTCGTACCAATGATGACGCTCGTGACGACCTGTGACCGTAGTAGCCAAGCCAAAGCCATTTGGGCCAAGGTTTGTCCCCGTTGCTCAGCGATTCTGTTCAGGGCATTCAACTGATTGACAACGGCTGCAGTCCCCTGATCAAATAAATATTTATTCGTTCGATGAATCGGAAAATCGGCTGGAATTCCTTGTAAGTAGCGCTGCGTCAATAATCCTTCAGCTAATGGACCATATACCACCAAGCCCGCATTATGCTGGCCGAGATAGTCAATCAGGCCCGTTGTTTGAGCCTGTTGATTCAACATGTTATATGAGTACTGATTAACCGTAAACGGCGTGTGCATCTCATTAAAATACTTAACCATCGTTGCCGTTTGGTCGCGATCATAATTTGAAATTCCGACATACAACGCCTTCCCCTGACGAACCAACTGGTCAAGGGCCGCGGCAGTTTCATACAAATCGATGTTAGGGTCTGGACGATGTGAGTAGAAAATGTCGACGTAATCTAAATGCATTTGCTTAAGACTACGATCCAATGAACTGATCAACGTTTTGCGTGAGCCGAAAGCCCCATACGGCCCTGACCAGGCCGGATATCCGGCTTTAGTCGTAATGACGAGCTCATCACGATACGGCTTTAAATCTCGTTGCATAATTTGTCCGAACGTCCGCTCTGCCGATCCCTTCGATGGTCCATAATTATTTGCTAAATCAAAGCTAAAAACGCCATGATCAAAGGCATCTAGAACCACTTTTCGTGAATTGGCAAACGGCGCTTCATCCCCAAAATTTCGCCATAGCCCTAACGAGACAACGGGTAACTGTAGCCCCGTCTTACCCACGCGTCGAATCGGTAATTCGTCATAGCGCGTTGATGCTGCTGAATATGTCATCATTACTCACCTCATCTAATTTTTGAATACTATTTATATTATACCGCGCCTGTAATATTGGTACTGATCAAACGCTTAAGCGGATACAAAAGGGCGATCCTCGCCAAATGCTAGGACCACCTCACTTAGGAGTTTATATGTGATGTCTGCTGTTGCTGCCTAATTAGACTTTGATTTGAAATAAGGTTCAACAGTGCGTGGCTATTTCAAACCACCATCTATTGTAGCCCGGAATCGCCCGTTCGTTAAGTCATTGCGCGTCAGAATTGAGGTAGGCGGTTATAATATGCTAAATATTGGCGACCATGGACAGCATCCACCATTACTTTAGTGACGCTCGTATTAGCTGGCTCCGGTAAGCTCATCGGATCGGTCGGCTTTAGTATCGCTAAGGCCATGGCTTTGACGGTAAAACCATGGGTCACGACAATGATCTGCTCGTCTGGATGGGCTTGTGCTGTTGTCTTCAAAAATGCTGCTACTCGTTGTTGCACGTGCTCAAAAGTCTCGCCATCCGTCGCAACCTCCACGTAGCTTGGCAAAACGTCCTGTAAAAGTGGATCAAAGTACTGCGGATAGGCCGCTAGCAACTGATCATTATCCTGTCCATCCCACTGGCCGTATGAAATTTCCAATAACCGCTCGTCCTGGCTAACAGGTAGTTGCCGGCCTTGATTCAAAATCGCCGCCGTGGCCTGGGTCCGGTCAAGCGGGCTACAAATCAACCGATCCGCGAAGCTAATATCAAACGTATCGTGCAACGTTTGCGCTTGCTGCTTGCCAACCGAATTCAAATGCGTGACAGCTGTATTAATCGTGCCTTGTTTTAAATTTTGGGCGTTGGCCGCTGTTTGTCCATGTCGTACCACGTAAAAGGTTGTCATCGTGCGCCTCCAAGATTAAATTATTATTAATAATACTAATTGTGCCACAGCCTTTTCTCATTATCTAGCTTGACAAATGGTTACGTGCTTGCTAAATTAATACCAACGCAATTAACCGACTGGTGCTAACACCAGTTTAACGAAGGAGTGTCCAACTGATGGTTCTAACTAATCCTATCAATCATCATATCAGTTCCTCCTGGTCTACACACCCATCTGTGTCGGCCTAATTTTGCGTACGCAAATCAGCCTGAGCACGGATGCTAAGACATTCGCTACCAGGTGGAATTGCTTAATCTCGTTATTATCCGTCCTGGTAGTCGAAACCGACTGCGAGGACTTTTTTATTACCTTGATTAAACTACTGAAAGCGAGGATTTTTCATGCCAATTTATAATTTTTCTGCTGGGCCAGCCGTTCTACCACAACCAGTCATCACTCAAATTCAAGCGGAGCTACCATCATTTCGAGACTCCGGCATGAGCATTTTAGAGATCTCCCATCGCTCCGATTTATTTGCGCAAGTCCTTCAAGATGCCGAACAAGATCTTCGCGATTTAATGGCCATTCCTGACAACTATCACGTGCTCTTCTTTCAAGGCGGGGGCACGCTACAGTTCACAGCTGCGCCACTAAATCTGGCGCCTCATCATCGTATCGGGTTGCTTGATAGCGGTCACTGGGCACAACGCGCCGCCGATGAAGCTAAACGGGTCGGTACTAAAGTCACGATACTGGGGAGTAGCGCTGCCAACCATTTTAACCAACTGCCAACGGTCGTCCAGCCCATCGATCAATCCCTCGATTATATTCATCTTACAACTAATAATACTATTGAAGGAACCATGATGACGCGCCTGCCAGTTACGGGTCAAGTACCACTGGTAGCCGACATGTCATCAAACTTTTTAGGTGAACCTTACCAAGTCAGCGATTTTGGGCTCATCTTTGCTGGTGCTCAGAAGAATCTGGGTCCCGCTGGTTTGACAATCGTCATTGTCCGTGATGATTTAATTGGTCAAGTCGCCAACCTGCCAAGCATGCTGGATTACCAGCTATTCGCGGCTAAAGATTCGATGTTCAACACGCCGCCTGTTTTTGCTATTTACGCCGCGGGTCTCGTACTCAAGTGGCTAAAGGCCCAAGGCGGGCTCAGCACAATGACTGCTCGCAATCACGCTAAAGCCGCCTTACTCTATGATTTCTTAGACCAGTCACAACTATTTACTAATCCAGTCAAGACCAGCGACCGTTCGACCATGAACGTTCCATTCGTCACAGGTCAGGCCGACCTCGATGCCGCAGTCATTCAAGGCGCCCGTGAGCACGGGTTATTAAACCTAAAGGGTCACCGCTTAGTTGGCGGTATGCGTGCCAGCCTCTATAACGCCATGCCGTTAGCCGGTGTTCAGGCATTAGTTGACTATCTAGCCGCTTTTGAAGCACACCATCGTTAATCAAGGAGGATATTTATGTATCAAGTTAAAACCTATAACGCCATCGCCCCAGCCGGCCTCAACACGTTTACTGCTGATTACACGCTCAATCAATCTGAGCATCCGGATGCTTACTTAATTCGCTCGGTCAACCTACATACCGAGACATTACCGTCATCGTTGAAAGTCATTGTGCGCGCTGGTGCCGGCGTTAACAACATTCCTATCGATCAGGCAACCGCCAACGGGACTGCAGTTTTCAACACCCCGGGAAGTAACGCTAATGCCGTTAAGGAACTCATCATCGGCCTGCTCATTATGGCATCCCGTAATCTAATAGCTGCAACGACCTATTCGGCCCAGCATACCGAAGCTGATATTTCTCAACGCACAGAACACGACAAGACGCAATTTAATGGTATTGAATTAACGGGTAAGACCTTGGCCGTCATCGGACTCGGCCATGTTGGCGCTCTCGTTGCCAATGCAGCATTGAGTCTAGGCATGAATGTAATTGGTTACGACCCCTATCTATCTGCAGATGCCGCTTGGAACATTGCCAAACAAGTCCAGCGAGCGGCCACGCTGCCAGATGCAGTCAAACAAGCTGATTTTGTCACCGTCCACGTTCCTAAAAATGCCGACACACTTCATCTGATTAATAAAGATGCGTTAGCCGCCATGCCAACAGGCGTTCAATTATTTAATTATTCACGGCTGGGCATCGTTGACAATACTGCCGTCATGAATGCGTTAGCCACGGGACAAGTTGCCCACTACTACACCGATTTTGGCGAACCCCAGCTTGCCAACCAATCCGCGGTTACCGTGACACCCCATATTGGCGGCTCGACTATCGAGGCTGAAATCAACGGTGCCACACAAGCTGCGCGCACTATCATGACTTATTTGGAAACCGGTAACGTTCATGCAGCCATCAATCTGCCAGACTTAAACGTCCCGTTCAACGCGGCTTACCGCTTTACAGTCATTCACGAAAATGTGCCTAACATGGTGAGTCAAATCACGGCCAAACTAGCAGCGGCCAACCTCAACATCACTACCATGGCTAACGCCGCTAAGCACCAGATTGCTTACACCATCATTGACGTCGACGACCTACAGCAGCCACAACAAGCCGACCTAATAGCTGAACTGTCTAAAATTCCGGCAGTGAGTCGCGTTCGACTATTAAAACGGGGTAGCGTCGAATGAAGATTGAACACTTACAACACCCGACAACTCACCAACTCGATCAGTTAATGACAATCTGGTTAAGTGGTAATTTAACGGCCCATGACTTTGTCAGTGCCGACTACTGGCGTCAACAAGCCCCCTTAGTACGTGAAGCATTACAATCAGCCGAACTCATCGTCGGACTGACCGACGGACCTGAAGCTTATATTCTGGGCTTTATAGGCTTACAAAACGATTACATTGCCGGAATTTTCATTTGCAATGATGCTCAACATCAAGGTCTGGGGACGGCGCTATTGGCGACTGCCCAAGCTGACCATCATCAATTACAATTAAACGTCTATGTTGCTAATCGCCCAGCCATTGCCTTTTATCACTATCACGGTTTCCGTGTCATTGATCAGGCTAGTGACCAAGCAACCCAGCAACCAGAATATACGATGCAATGGCAACGTTAGTTTTCTTAATTAAGCCAGTACGATTCTTAACGAGTCGTACTGGCTTTATTTGCTTAATAATATTAATGATTAAAAAAATAATATTGTATTTAATCTAATTTTAATGTATTCTCATCTACATATCATAATCATTTGAAGCAGGGGGTACATATATGCAATGGAAATTATTTGCCACAGTTGCCACGTTAACGGCAACGACCGGCGTTTTACT
This Lactiplantibacillus plantarum DNA region includes the following protein-coding sequences:
- a CDS encoding GNAT family N-acetyltransferase; amino-acid sequence: MKIEHLQHPTTHQLDQLMTIWLSGNLTAHDFVSADYWRQQAPLVREALQSAELIVGLTDGPEAYILGFIGLQNDYIAGIFICNDAQHQGLGTALLATAQADHHQLQLNVYVANRPAIAFYHYHGFRVIDQASDQATQQPEYTMQWQR